One part of the Enterococcus sp. DIV1094 genome encodes these proteins:
- a CDS encoding alpha/beta fold hydrolase: MTTKNFQTEYININGLSQYMLHYPKEGSKDVLLMLHGGPGAPNSYISYYLEPYLNFCHVVYYDQRGSGKTQIKSKTKLKHHTWKLMIEDLRETVRHLKRKYKTDRVILCGHSFGSMLGASFLEKYPEEVLAFIAYGVVTDVNAQDQHFYTTLKSNVLKNGSKKDIKKINTVNPSFPSVNREEFTKGVNVLSELQLKYGYYYNDYMAIFKKSPILGFKDFLQFPKGAKYDSKLIAEVEYQYDITHMTTYQVPVFYILGEKDDWTSSVIAKKYFDTINAPVKDLYWISNAGHFVDTDQPQEFSEAIKDILTQI, from the coding sequence ATGACAACCAAAAACTTTCAAACAGAGTACATAAACATCAATGGACTTTCACAATACATGTTGCACTATCCAAAAGAAGGAAGCAAAGATGTTTTATTGATGCTACATGGTGGACCTGGTGCCCCAAATTCTTATATTAGCTATTATCTCGAGCCTTATCTTAATTTTTGTCATGTGGTTTATTATGATCAGCGCGGTTCTGGAAAGACACAAATCAAAAGTAAAACAAAACTCAAGCACCACACATGGAAATTGATGATCGAAGACCTACGAGAAACCGTTCGACACTTGAAACGAAAATATAAAACTGACAGAGTGATCTTATGCGGGCACTCTTTTGGAAGCATGTTAGGCGCAAGCTTCTTAGAAAAATATCCAGAGGAAGTACTGGCATTTATCGCTTATGGCGTAGTCACTGATGTAAACGCACAAGATCAGCACTTTTATACAACTTTAAAAAGTAATGTTTTAAAAAATGGTAGTAAAAAAGATATCAAAAAAATTAATACTGTGAACCCATCATTTCCTTCTGTCAACAGAGAAGAATTTACCAAAGGCGTCAATGTATTATCCGAACTTCAACTGAAGTATGGCTATTACTACAACGACTACATGGCGATTTTCAAAAAAAGCCCCATCTTAGGTTTCAAAGATTTCCTTCAATTTCCTAAAGGTGCAAAGTATGATTCAAAACTAATCGCAGAAGTTGAGTACCAATATGACATCACACATATGACAACTTATCAGGTACCTGTATTTTATATTCTTGGCGAAAAAGATGATTGGACTTCAAGCGTTATCGCAAAAAAATACTTTGATACGATCAACGCCCCTGTCAAAGATCTTTACTGGATCAGCAATGCCGGCCATTTCGTAGATACCGATCAACCGCAGGAATTTAGCGAAGCAATCAAAGATATTTTGACACAAATTTGA
- a CDS encoding GNAT family N-acetyltransferase, whose product MKNQNVLIQPFTPSDLPLFESWLEKPFIYKWFCPSGEADKQDWLDEMADISESEQINQFVIVLNNQKIGFAQCIDISTVPDYVEEVYSDLTGTLVENQAYELSYLIGEESLLGKGLGKMMIQRLVEEVKKRGGRLVLADPGEENTPSVRVLVSNGFVKFKDGDYRKDL is encoded by the coding sequence ATGAAAAATCAAAATGTTCTGATACAGCCTTTTACACCCTCAGATTTACCCCTATTCGAAAGCTGGTTGGAGAAACCGTTTATTTACAAATGGTTTTGTCCTTCTGGAGAAGCGGATAAACAAGATTGGTTAGATGAAATGGCTGATATTTCAGAAAGTGAACAGATCAATCAATTTGTGATTGTTTTGAATAATCAAAAGATTGGATTTGCGCAATGTATCGATATCTCTACAGTTCCAGATTATGTGGAGGAAGTTTATAGTGATTTAACTGGAACACTCGTAGAAAACCAAGCTTATGAGTTGAGCTATCTCATCGGGGAAGAATCTTTGTTGGGAAAAGGTTTAGGCAAAATGATGATCCAACGCTTGGTTGAAGAAGTGAAAAAGAGGGGTGGTCGTCTAGTATTAGCTGACCCAGGAGAAGAGAATACTCCTTCCGTCCGAGTTTTGGTGAGCAATGGTTTTGTTAAATTCAAAGATGGCGATTATCGGAAGGATCTTTAG
- a CDS encoding GNAT family N-acetyltransferase yields the protein MKIKEYTSDYQDQLFELFKKEGEEWGYWLPENQANYVEALEKSVTYIVVENDQIIGFVRTLNDFVIWIVDLLVHKEHRGRAIGKQLMTYVCEQFPNKEVYVSGANDALPYYKKLGYEPEGVVYQVKA from the coding sequence ATGAAAATAAAAGAATATACCTCAGACTACCAAGATCAGCTATTTGAGCTATTCAAAAAGGAAGGGGAGGAGTGGGGCTACTGGTTGCCAGAAAATCAAGCAAACTACGTGGAGGCTTTAGAGAAATCCGTCACGTATATCGTAGTAGAAAACGATCAAATTATTGGTTTTGTTAGAACACTCAATGATTTTGTGATTTGGATCGTCGATTTACTCGTTCATAAGGAGCATCGAGGGAGAGCTATTGGCAAACAATTGATGACCTACGTCTGTGAACAGTTTCCTAATAAAGAGGTCTATGTTTCGGGAGCGAATGATGCACTTCCTTATTATAAGAAATTAGGCTATGAACCAGAAGGTGTCGTTTATCAGGTCAAAGCGTAA
- a CDS encoding class I SAM-dependent DNA methyltransferase: MANSYGKLSAEVYEIDKDIDRPYSDVDYYYERLKDVRGKILEPAAGNGRILIPLLEKGLDIEGFDFSEYMLALLKENCRKKGLDPKIYQLDMTNFSLDQTYEAVIVPIGSFLLLDELEKAMAALTCFYQHLENNGKLILDIFLPESFEKGFVGERIFTNAQNDLITLEEKLVKVDPIKQVITYHNRYEKYQEGKMTESELEIFPLKWYGVEEFRLLLEKVGFKDIVVSADHHFREYPQNNSQTITFEATKIIE, from the coding sequence ATGGCTAATTCATATGGGAAACTATCCGCAGAGGTATATGAAATCGATAAAGATATTGATCGACCATACAGTGATGTTGATTATTATTATGAACGATTAAAAGATGTCCGAGGAAAAATCTTGGAGCCGGCAGCTGGAAATGGTCGGATTTTGATTCCATTGTTGGAAAAAGGTTTGGACATTGAAGGGTTTGATTTTTCAGAGTACATGTTGGCTTTATTAAAAGAAAACTGTCGCAAAAAAGGACTTGACCCTAAAATCTATCAATTAGATATGACTAATTTCTCACTGGATCAAACCTATGAAGCTGTGATTGTTCCTATTGGTTCTTTTTTGCTGTTGGATGAATTAGAGAAAGCCATGGCTGCATTGACGTGCTTCTACCAGCATCTTGAAAATAATGGTAAGCTGATCTTGGATATTTTTCTGCCGGAGAGCTTTGAAAAAGGTTTTGTTGGCGAAAGAATCTTTACGAATGCGCAAAATGATCTGATTACGTTAGAAGAAAAATTAGTAAAGGTTGATCCAATCAAGCAAGTGATAACTTACCACAATCGTTATGAAAAGTATCAGGAAGGCAAGATGACTGAATCAGAGCTTGAGATCTTTCCATTAAAATGGTACGGAGTAGAAGAGTTTCGTTTGCTTTTGGAAAAAGTCGGTTTCAAAGATATTGTGGTTTCAGCAGACCATCACTTCCGAGAATATCCGCAAAATAATTCTCAGACAATCACGTTTGAAGCTACGAAAATCATAGAATAA
- a CDS encoding ISL3 family transposase: MENSIKKMLRLTDKYLTIQDVSYETFHQTNTLVIDAVLAPPTSACLTCGSAVRDSKGKTVIVKNGKKMTCIRFDQFNHLPLIMRLKKQRYHCRNCHTHWTAQSYFVRPNHSIAEHVKMKIIALLTEKVSLSFIAKHCQVSIPTVTRILKSLKTYLPKQAKRHLPKVLMVDEFRSHVSSEDKMSFICADGETGQLVDILPTRKLSRLTTYFQTCVNPSDVDYLVTDMNAAYFQLTKKVFPHAKLVIDRFHVIKHMNQAFQDFRVREMKRLIASGNRTMPRKLKSHWRLLTKNRKNINHTEYKTWRSFRAPKYPYLTEAMVLDRLLSASTALKVAYQAFHELADAFRDKDHESFFTLLHQLPETLDKEFRLKLQNLLSYEEGIRHSLIYPYSNGKIEAKNTHIKTLKRVSYGFKSFENMRIRIFLTNQVIHVK, translated from the coding sequence ATGGAAAATTCTATCAAAAAAATGCTCCGATTAACAGATAAATATTTAACCATCCAAGATGTTTCTTACGAAACGTTCCATCAAACCAATACTTTAGTTATTGACGCAGTGTTAGCTCCTCCTACTTCTGCTTGTTTGACTTGTGGCTCTGCCGTGAGAGATTCGAAGGGGAAAACGGTCATTGTCAAAAATGGCAAGAAAATGACCTGCATTCGTTTCGATCAATTCAACCATTTACCGCTAATCATGCGGCTGAAGAAACAACGTTATCACTGTAGAAACTGCCATACCCATTGGACAGCCCAAAGCTATTTTGTTCGGCCAAATCATTCGATTGCCGAGCATGTAAAAATGAAAATCATTGCTTTACTCACCGAAAAGGTCTCCTTATCTTTTATCGCAAAGCATTGCCAGGTGTCTATTCCAACGGTGACGCGTATTTTGAAGTCGTTAAAAACCTATTTACCAAAACAAGCCAAGCGCCACCTGCCCAAAGTATTGATGGTCGATGAATTTCGTTCCCATGTATCCTCAGAAGATAAGATGAGTTTTATTTGTGCCGATGGGGAAACCGGGCAATTAGTTGATATCTTACCCACTCGAAAATTGTCTCGGTTGACCACTTATTTCCAGACATGTGTGAATCCATCTGACGTCGACTATTTAGTTACTGATATGAATGCGGCGTATTTTCAACTAACAAAAAAAGTATTTCCTCATGCCAAACTGGTCATTGATCGTTTTCATGTGATCAAACACATGAATCAAGCGTTCCAAGATTTTCGTGTCCGTGAAATGAAACGCCTGATTGCTTCGGGCAATCGGACAATGCCAAGGAAATTAAAAAGCCATTGGCGCTTACTCACCAAAAATCGGAAGAATATCAACCACACAGAATATAAAACTTGGCGTAGCTTTCGTGCCCCAAAGTATCCTTACCTGACAGAAGCCATGGTGCTTGACCGTTTATTAAGTGCTTCAACTGCCTTGAAAGTCGCCTATCAAGCGTTCCATGAACTAGCGGATGCCTTTCGTGACAAAGACCACGAGTCATTTTTCACTCTCTTGCATCAGTTACCAGAAACATTAGATAAAGAATTTCGGCTAAAACTACAAAATCTTCTGAGCTATGAAGAAGGGATTCGTCATTCTTTGATTTATCCTTACTCTAATGGGAAAATTGAAGCAAAAAACACCCACATCAAAACACTCAAACGAGTGTCTTATGGCTTTAAATCATTTGAGAACATGCGCATCCGAATCTTTTTGACGAATCAAGTCATTCACGTCAAATAA
- a CDS encoding YitT family protein, whose protein sequence is MTSLKTMKEVFFIILGTSIYAFGLVYLNIANNLAEGGVSGITLILRALFHIDPAYSTLVINIPLILLGGKILGRRALAYTVLGTVSLSVFLWIWQRIPLQINLEHDLLIVSLLAGLIAGVGSGIVYRMGGTTGGSDIIARILEKNHGISMGRSLLALDVMVLLASLTYIDLKRMMYTLIVSYVFSRVIDSILDGGYSAKGILVVSNKSEEIAPLLMTGLQRGVTFLHGEGGFSGIDKKMIYMVVSSRELNEVKRIINEIDEHAFLSVLNVHEVEGEGFTYLKPQTKRFKKMMN, encoded by the coding sequence ATGACATCATTGAAAACGATGAAAGAAGTTTTTTTTATTATTTTAGGAACAAGTATTTATGCTTTTGGACTAGTGTATTTAAACATTGCCAATAATTTAGCAGAAGGCGGAGTTTCAGGTATCACACTGATTTTACGTGCTCTTTTTCATATCGACCCGGCTTATTCTACTTTGGTGATCAATATCCCTTTGATTCTACTAGGCGGAAAAATCTTAGGCAGACGCGCACTCGCCTATACTGTCTTAGGTACCGTTTCGCTCTCTGTCTTTTTATGGATTTGGCAAAGGATTCCTTTACAAATCAACTTAGAACATGACTTACTGATCGTCTCCTTACTTGCCGGGCTGATTGCCGGTGTCGGCAGTGGAATCGTCTATCGCATGGGTGGTACAACTGGAGGAAGTGATATCATCGCTCGCATTCTCGAAAAAAATCACGGGATCTCCATGGGACGTTCGCTCTTAGCTTTAGACGTCATGGTTTTACTTGCTTCATTGACGTATATCGACTTGAAGCGCATGATGTATACCTTGATCGTCTCCTACGTCTTTAGCCGTGTGATCGACTCGATTCTTGACGGCGGTTATTCTGCAAAAGGAATCTTGGTTGTCTCAAATAAAAGCGAAGAAATCGCACCGTTGTTGATGACTGGGCTACAACGAGGGGTCACATTTTTACATGGAGAAGGCGGCTTTTCTGGTATCGACAAAAAAATGATCTATATGGTCGTTAGTTCACGTGAATTGAACGAAGTGAAACGTATCATCAACGAAATAGATGAACATGCCTTTCTTTCGGTCTTGAATGTTCATGAAGTCGAAGGAGAAGGTTTTACGTATCTCAAGCCCCAGACAAAGCGGTTTAAAAAAATGATGAATTAA
- a CDS encoding nucleotide pyrophosphohydrolase → MNEERSLKSMQQEVDAYIQQFKVGYFSPLAQMARLTEEVGELAREVNHSYGEKSKKATEPSNSVAEELGDVLFVTMIMANSLDIDLTTVFEKNMAKFNQRDHHRFARKDDEQTEDRRSKNETK, encoded by the coding sequence ATGAATGAAGAGCGTTCACTAAAAAGTATGCAGCAAGAAGTCGATGCATACATCCAGCAATTCAAGGTTGGGTACTTTTCGCCATTGGCTCAGATGGCACGGTTAACTGAAGAAGTAGGAGAGTTGGCACGAGAAGTCAACCACTCATATGGAGAAAAGAGCAAAAAAGCGACAGAGCCTAGTAACTCAGTTGCAGAAGAATTAGGCGATGTTTTATTTGTAACAATGATCATGGCGAATTCATTAGATATTGATTTAACAACAGTATTTGAAAAAAATATGGCGAAGTTCAATCAAAGAGACCACCATCGGTTTGCTCGAAAAGATGACGAACAAACTGAAGATAGAAGGAGTAAAAATGAGACTAAGTGA
- a CDS encoding CCA tRNA nucleotidyltransferase, translating to MRLSELPIEYQKAIPVLKKIEAAGFEAYFVGGSVRDTLLGQKIHDVDIATSAFPEEIKQLFPKTIDIGIEHGTVLVLHEEEQYEITTFRTESTYQDYRRPDSVSFVRTLEEDLKRRDFTINAFALKEDGEIIDLFDGLADLENQVLRAVGRPFERFHEDALRMMRGLRFVSQLGFKLEAETAKAIEDNHALLEKISVERMNVEFIKMLLGNFRTNGLTAFVETKCYIYCPQLKEEGEGLLRFADLPSVPLKKESQAWALLLNQIGRSEQEVAPFLKAWKCSNQMIREVQRLVKGLTKRLERPLTPLEIYHLGKEASLDVEELMIYFDQTPDTTTVIDSYEALPIKSLSELAIDGKVLLAASEKKPGKWVSEALGLAESAVVNNQVKNEEADLLAYLKEQQV from the coding sequence ATGAGACTAAGTGAATTACCGATCGAATACCAAAAAGCGATCCCAGTATTAAAAAAAATAGAAGCTGCTGGATTTGAAGCGTACTTTGTGGGTGGCAGTGTGCGTGATACTTTATTAGGTCAAAAAATCCACGACGTCGATATTGCGACGAGTGCTTTTCCAGAAGAAATCAAGCAACTGTTCCCCAAAACGATCGATATCGGGATCGAACATGGCACGGTCCTTGTCTTGCATGAAGAGGAACAGTATGAGATCACGACATTTCGTACAGAATCAACGTATCAGGATTATCGACGTCCGGATAGCGTTTCGTTTGTTCGTACATTAGAAGAGGATCTGAAACGGCGAGATTTTACGATCAATGCGTTTGCGCTGAAAGAGGATGGGGAGATCATTGATTTATTCGATGGCTTAGCTGATTTGGAAAATCAGGTATTACGAGCTGTTGGTCGACCTTTTGAGCGATTCCACGAAGATGCATTGCGCATGATGCGTGGCCTTCGTTTTGTTAGTCAATTAGGATTCAAGTTGGAAGCGGAAACCGCCAAGGCGATTGAAGATAATCATGCCTTGTTGGAAAAAATTTCTGTTGAACGAATGAATGTTGAATTTATCAAAATGCTTTTGGGGAATTTTCGTACGAACGGATTGACAGCTTTTGTTGAAACGAAATGTTACATCTATTGTCCGCAATTGAAGGAAGAGGGCGAAGGATTATTGCGGTTTGCTGATTTACCGTCTGTGCCATTAAAAAAAGAAAGCCAAGCATGGGCGTTACTGCTTAATCAAATCGGTCGTTCAGAGCAAGAGGTAGCACCGTTCTTGAAAGCATGGAAATGTTCAAACCAAATGATCCGTGAGGTACAGCGTTTGGTCAAGGGATTGACGAAACGATTAGAACGGCCTTTAACGCCTTTAGAGATCTATCATCTTGGCAAAGAAGCATCGCTTGATGTGGAAGAATTGATGATCTACTTTGACCAAACACCGGATACAACAACTGTCATCGATAGCTATGAGGCGCTACCGATCAAGTCACTGAGTGAGTTAGCGATCGATGGAAAAGTCCTATTAGCTGCAAGTGAGAAAAAACCAGGAAAATGGGTCAGTGAGGCTTTAGGACTTGCGGAATCAGCTGTAGTGAATAATCAGGTAAAAAATGAAGAGGCTGATTTACTGGCTTACCTGAAAGAGCAACAAGTCTAG